From a single bacterium genomic region:
- a CDS encoding citrate (Si)-synthase, protein MTAIRDKMATELPKWSKEIQDLVKQYGDVKISDVSIAQAYGGMRGVKGLVCDTSDVPPDKGLIIRGRPVADLVNNTPEEVFWLLLTGEMPTKDEVADLSRELKARAKVPEYVWKVLEAMPKDSHPMAMFDTAILVMERESKFREHYDAGMPKSEYWVWTLEDALDIVAKLPEIAAGVYRMKFNKGPRIAYDPSLDWSQNYVKMLGLPDPTGKFADCMRLYLVLHSDHESGNVSAHTTFCVNSALSDLYYALSAGLNGLAGPLHGLANQECLNWVLMVKEKFGGVPTDQQLKEFAWETLNSGKVVPGYGHAVLRITDPRFAAFLDWGKKNIADDEVFQLVAKVFDVVPTVLQQVQKIKDPWPNVDAGSGALLYHYGMTEFAYYTVLFSVSRALGVCAQAVVARGLGWPIERPKSVTTKWLKSQIK, encoded by the coding sequence ATGACAGCAATCAGAGACAAAATGGCCACTGAGCTCCCGAAATGGTCGAAGGAGATTCAGGACCTCGTAAAGCAGTACGGCGATGTAAAAATCTCCGATGTTTCGATCGCGCAAGCCTACGGTGGTATGCGTGGTGTCAAGGGTTTGGTTTGTGACACATCCGATGTTCCGCCAGATAAGGGATTAATCATCCGCGGACGTCCGGTCGCTGACCTTGTCAACAACACCCCGGAAGAAGTATTCTGGCTGCTGTTGACCGGCGAAATGCCGACCAAGGACGAAGTTGCCGACCTTAGCCGCGAACTCAAAGCCCGCGCCAAGGTGCCGGAATATGTATGGAAAGTACTCGAAGCTATGCCGAAGGATTCGCATCCGATGGCAATGTTCGATACCGCCATTTTAGTCATGGAAAGAGAATCAAAGTTCCGTGAGCATTATGATGCCGGCATGCCGAAGAGCGAATACTGGGTATGGACGCTCGAAGACGCGCTTGACATCGTCGCCAAGCTGCCCGAAATCGCGGCTGGTGTTTATCGGATGAAGTTCAACAAGGGACCGCGCATCGCTTACGATCCGTCGCTCGACTGGTCGCAGAACTATGTTAAGATGTTGGGTCTTCCGGATCCGACCGGCAAGTTCGCCGATTGCATGAGACTGTATCTTGTACTTCATTCCGACCACGAATCAGGAAACGTCAGCGCCCACACGACGTTCTGCGTCAACTCTGCGCTTTCCGATCTTTACTATGCCCTCTCTGCCGGACTCAATGGTCTTGCAGGACCGCTTCACGGCCTCGCCAATCAAGAGTGCCTGAACTGGGTGTTGATGGTAAAGGAAAAATTCGGCGGCGTTCCGACTGATCAGCAGTTGAAGGAATTCGCCTGGGAAACTCTCAATTCAGGTAAAGTGGTTCCGGGTTACGGTCATGCCGTTCTCCGCATCACTGACCCGCGCTTTGCGGCGTTCCTTGATTGGGGTAAGAAGAATATCGCTGACGACGAAGTATTCCAGCTTGTCGCGAAGGTATTCGATGTCGTACCGACAGTGCTTCAGCAAGTGCAGAAGATTAAGGATCCGTGGCCGAATGTGGACGCAGGATCAGGCGCGTTGCTCTATCACTATGGCATGACTGAATTTGCATATTATACTGTCTTGTTCTCCGTATCGCGCGCCCTCGGCGTGTGCGCACAAGCTGTTGTCGCACGCGGTCTTGGATGGCCGATCGAAAGACCAAAATCAGTTACTACCAAGTGGCTAAAGTCACAAATTAAGTAA
- a CDS encoding NYN domain-containing protein yields the protein MSLHYILDGYNVIKRTEFLAKMKLEEARGELVRFVVNKRPHGSQRNKVTVVFDGKAGYYMSAPENRAVAVIFATKTNADQEIKTIVGRSRTPRHIIVVTDDREVQSYVKSCSAQVMSCTEFINRGSASRGGDDGASKGGLTQQQQIEINKELEIQFG from the coding sequence ATGTCCCTCCATTACATCCTTGATGGATACAACGTAATCAAGCGCACGGAATTCCTTGCCAAGATGAAACTTGAAGAGGCGCGCGGTGAACTCGTGCGGTTCGTTGTCAACAAACGACCACATGGCAGTCAGCGCAACAAAGTCACCGTGGTGTTTGACGGCAAGGCCGGGTATTACATGTCGGCGCCTGAGAATCGCGCCGTCGCGGTTATATTCGCGACCAAAACCAACGCCGATCAGGAGATCAAAACAATCGTCGGTCGCAGCCGCACACCTAGGCATATCATTGTCGTCACCGACGACCGCGAAGTTCAATCGTATGTAAAATCTTGCAGCGCCCAAGTCATGAGTTGCACCGAATTTATCAATCGGGGATCGGCGTCTCGTGGCGGCGACGATGGTGCCTCAAAGGGCGGTCTTACACAACAGCAGCAAATCGAGATCAACAAAGAATTGGAAATTCAATTCGGATAG
- a CDS encoding HIT domain-containing protein, with protein sequence MTPHRSDITSPHALHLLPNHRRNHPSKIFYQDDNVIVFHDITPKAPIHLLICPKQHFTDFMSAPPEVRSQLADTVQRISEMLGDRGKDFRIQINNGPGSGQIVFHLHYHFLGRG encoded by the coding sequence TTGACTCCACATCGAAGCGACATTACTTCTCCCCATGCACTGCATCTTCTGCCAAATCATCGAAGGAACCATCCCTCGAAAATCTTCTACCAGGATGACAACGTCATCGTGTTCCACGACATCACTCCCAAAGCGCCAATTCACTTGCTGATCTGTCCCAAACAGCACTTCACCGATTTCATGAGTGCGCCCCCCGAAGTTCGCTCCCAGCTTGCGGATACCGTGCAACGCATTAGCGAGATGCTCGGCGATAGGGGAAAGGACTTCCGCATCCAGATCAATAACGGCCCCGGTTCGGGCCAAATCGTGTTTCATCTGCATTATCATTTTCTCGGTCGGGGCTAA
- a CDS encoding S41 family peptidase translates to MKNRIRANMGIVNGLICATVVIGTLFLATTQLRAQIIVGGPPVDKELTAKAQAAIIDSVSTALLDNYIFLDKAQEMEKLMRSNLKKGAYTDIKAYPAFLQKLTQDLRSVSHDLHLGVYFVPDDVIRELHSRDDTTTANPFLEEMKNSNMGFLKLEILPGNIGYLDLRGFTPAEVGGSTAIAAMNFLGNCDALIFDLRKNGGGDPSMIQLISSYLFETPVHLNSFYVRSLDTMQQFWTQAYVPGRKLDKAEVFVLTSPNTFSGAEEFSYNLKNLKRGTIIGKTTGGGAHPTEGHLFASLNTEVSVPFGRAINPITGTNWEGVGVTPDVDVDVEKALDVAQMMALQAIAEKTDDLQKKERLQWAAEALAARVNPVALDENLLRQYEGTYGPRKVWVENGALYYQRGENPKNQLIPLGKDKFMLKGVEYFRAQFLRGEDGNVTTFVGLYDNGTSEQHERSN, encoded by the coding sequence ATGAAGAATCGTATTCGAGCAAACATGGGAATTGTGAACGGACTAATTTGTGCCACTGTCGTAATTGGCACGCTGTTTCTCGCGACAACACAACTTCGAGCCCAGATAATAGTCGGTGGTCCGCCAGTGGACAAGGAGCTTACAGCGAAGGCGCAAGCTGCGATCATTGACAGCGTCTCCACTGCCCTGCTCGACAACTACATCTTTCTCGACAAGGCACAGGAGATGGAGAAGCTGATGCGGAGCAATCTCAAGAAGGGAGCCTACACGGATATCAAGGCATACCCGGCGTTTTTGCAGAAACTAACGCAAGATCTCAGGTCAGTATCCCATGATTTGCATCTTGGAGTCTACTTCGTTCCGGACGACGTGATACGCGAACTGCACTCGAGAGACGACACGACGACCGCGAATCCATTCTTAGAAGAAATGAAGAACAGCAATATGGGATTTCTCAAGCTCGAAATCCTGCCGGGCAATATCGGCTACCTTGACCTGCGGGGCTTCACACCCGCGGAGGTCGGCGGTTCAACAGCGATTGCGGCAATGAATTTCCTGGGGAATTGCGATGCCTTGATTTTCGATTTGCGCAAGAACGGCGGCGGTGATCCGTCGATGATTCAGCTGATCTCGAGTTATTTGTTCGAAACACCAGTGCATTTGAACAGCTTTTATGTCCGGTCGCTCGACACAATGCAGCAGTTTTGGACGCAAGCTTACGTCCCGGGAAGGAAACTCGATAAGGCGGAGGTCTTCGTGCTGACAAGTCCGAACACGTTTTCGGGCGCCGAGGAGTTTTCCTACAATCTCAAGAATCTGAAGCGCGGCACGATAATCGGCAAGACGACCGGGGGCGGCGCGCATCCGACCGAGGGCCACTTGTTCGCGAGTCTCAATACCGAGGTCAGTGTTCCGTTCGGGCGCGCGATCAATCCGATTACGGGAACGAATTGGGAAGGCGTTGGAGTGACGCCGGATGTTGACGTAGACGTAGAGAAGGCGCTTGACGTCGCTCAGATGATGGCACTTCAAGCAATCGCTGAAAAGACGGATGATCTTCAGAAAAAGGAACGCCTGCAATGGGCGGCGGAAGCACTCGCGGCGAGAGTCAATCCTGTTGCATTGGACGAAAACTTGCTGCGCCAATATGAAGGGACTTACGGTCCGCGCAAAGTGTGGGTCGAGAACGGCGCGCTTTATTATCAACGCGGAGAGAACCCGAAAAACCAGCTCATCCCGCTCGGGAAAGACAAGTTTATGCTAAAGGGCGTTGAGTACTTCCGTGCGCAATTCCTCCGCGGCGAGGACGGCAACGTGACGACGTTTGTGGGGCTGTACGACAATGGGACGAGCGAGCAGCACGAGCGGAGTAATTAG
- a CDS encoding MarR family transcriptional regulator/GNAT family N-acetyltransferase — MTGHGKDTIKELGALAFASRLKRLSDRLARDISRVYEEHQLQFEARWFPVAYLLSQKSPLSVTEIADRLQFTHPAVNQIAGQMERGGLLASTRDRNDDRRRLLSLTKQGKQMVKQLQPVWDVIRGCTAELLNSLDGNFLGAIQQIEVSLNEKDMYARVTEQLYPEKRTAVEIVDFKPRWADKFRELNEEWLSEFFKVEAADKVMLENPEAEIIKRGGAVLFAKSESNIVGTVALIRHSETIYELAKMAVAKPYRGRGVGARLLETAIHRTRLAGANQLVLGTSTQLKAANLLYRKYGFRKLSAKPKWATAYARETVYMKLNISP; from the coding sequence ATGACAGGGCACGGTAAAGACACAATCAAGGAATTGGGAGCGTTAGCTTTCGCCAGTCGCCTCAAGCGATTAAGCGACCGTCTGGCGCGAGATATTTCGCGAGTGTATGAAGAACATCAACTGCAATTTGAAGCCCGATGGTTTCCCGTGGCATACTTATTATCACAGAAATCGCCGTTGTCGGTGACGGAAATCGCCGATCGCCTTCAATTCACTCACCCGGCAGTCAACCAGATTGCGGGACAAATGGAACGAGGCGGGCTATTGGCTTCGACGCGCGATCGCAACGACGACCGCCGGCGGCTGTTGAGTTTGACCAAACAGGGAAAACAAATGGTCAAGCAGCTACAGCCGGTTTGGGACGTTATTCGCGGTTGCACGGCGGAACTTTTGAATTCGCTCGATGGCAATTTCCTCGGCGCGATTCAGCAGATCGAAGTCTCATTGAATGAAAAAGACATGTATGCACGCGTCACGGAACAGCTTTATCCGGAGAAACGGACCGCAGTCGAGATCGTCGACTTCAAACCTCGCTGGGCAGATAAGTTTCGCGAGTTGAATGAAGAATGGCTGAGCGAGTTTTTCAAGGTGGAGGCCGCAGACAAAGTCATGCTGGAGAATCCGGAAGCGGAGATTATCAAGCGCGGCGGCGCGGTGCTTTTCGCCAAGTCGGAAAGCAACATCGTCGGCACAGTGGCGTTGATTCGGCATTCGGAGACGATTTATGAACTCGCGAAGATGGCAGTCGCCAAGCCGTATCGCGGTCGTGGTGTTGGAGCGCGCCTGCTGGAAACAGCCATCCATCGCACCCGTCTTGCCGGAGCCAATCAACTGGTATTGGGAACCAGCACTCAGCTCAAGGCGGCTAATTTGCTCTATCGCAAGTACGGTTTCCGCAAATTGTCGGCAAAACCGAAATGGGCGACGGCCTATGCTCGCGAAACTGTTTACATGAAACTCAATATTTCACCATAA
- the rpsU gene encoding 30S ribosomal protein S21: MTGVKVRDDESFEKALRRFNKLCERSGILSDIKKHQHFEKPSDRRKRKMNAAKRKTRRFNRED; encoded by the coding sequence TTGACAGGAGTAAAAGTCCGCGACGACGAGTCGTTTGAAAAGGCTTTAAGAAGATTCAACAAGCTGTGCGAACGTTCGGGCATTCTGTCGGATATCAAAAAGCACCAGCATTTTGAGAAGCCGTCTGACAGACGCAAGCGTAAAATGAACGCTGCCAAACGCAAAACGCGCCGGTTCAATCGGGAAGACTAA
- a CDS encoding GatB/YqeY domain-containing protein, which translates to MSVLDTLNNDLKDAMRAGDKGKLEVIRGLKSDIKYKEIELKHPPTEEDVLAVLSSAAKKRRDSIEQFRAGGREDLATKEESELAIIIHYLPQQLSDDELTAFVVAAIEASGAKAPADLGKVMKEVMPKVKGRADGNRLREIIAAKLAG; encoded by the coding sequence ATGTCGGTGTTAGACACCCTGAACAACGACCTCAAGGATGCCATGCGAGCAGGCGACAAAGGCAAGCTCGAAGTCATCCGGGGATTGAAATCAGACATCAAGTATAAAGAGATTGAGTTGAAGCATCCTCCGACTGAGGAAGATGTACTTGCCGTGTTGTCTTCTGCCGCTAAGAAGCGCCGCGATTCCATCGAGCAGTTTCGTGCCGGTGGGAGAGAAGATCTGGCGACCAAGGAAGAATCGGAGCTGGCGATAATCATCCATTATCTGCCCCAGCAGCTTTCCGATGACGAATTGACTGCCTTTGTTGTGGCTGCTATTGAAGCGAGCGGAGCAAAAGCGCCGGCCGATTTGGGCAAAGTGATGAAAGAAGTCATGCCCAAAGTCAAAGGTCGCGCCGACGGCAATCGACTACGCGAAATCATCGCCGCCAAATTGGCGGGGTAA
- a CDS encoding tRNA-binding protein, whose product MEALITYDDFRKVDIRVGEILEVLDFERAKNPSYKVRVNFGAEIGEKWSSVQAKLAYTKEELLGRQVLAVVNFPPKNIAGFQSEVLILGVEKEDGSLSLLEPSRKPAVIGFRVY is encoded by the coding sequence ATGGAAGCGCTGATCACCTACGACGACTTTCGCAAAGTCGATATCCGCGTCGGCGAAATCCTTGAAGTCCTCGACTTCGAACGTGCCAAGAATCCTTCTTACAAAGTCCGCGTCAACTTCGGCGCCGAAATCGGCGAAAAGTGGTCCAGCGTCCAGGCCAAACTTGCTTATACCAAAGAGGAACTTCTGGGTAGGCAAGTGCTTGCCGTAGTGAATTTTCCGCCCAAGAACATCGCCGGCTTCCAATCCGAGGTGCTGATCCTCGGTGTCGAGAAAGAAGACGGCAGTTTGTCGCTTTTGGAGCCGAGCCGAAAACCTGCAGTTATCGGTTTTAGAGTCTATTAG
- the rpsP gene encoding 30S ribosomal protein S16, giving the protein MAVKLRLRRMGAKKRPIYRIVAIDSRRARQGRFVDMMGNYNPLVKPAKITINEEKVLKWLGEGAEPSDTVHTLFSQIGINEKWELLKAGKDASGIEIKTTITERKKRTRKAKAASAAPTGEASA; this is encoded by the coding sequence TTGGCAGTCAAACTAAGACTCAGAAGAATGGGCGCTAAGAAACGCCCGATTTACAGAATCGTCGCTATCGACTCGCGCCGTGCGCGCCAGGGTCGCTTTGTCGACATGATGGGTAACTACAACCCGCTGGTAAAGCCGGCGAAGATTACCATCAATGAAGAAAAGGTGCTTAAGTGGTTGGGTGAGGGAGCAGAGCCGTCTGACACCGTTCATACGCTGTTCTCCCAAATCGGTATCAATGAGAAGTGGGAACTGCTGAAGGCCGGTAAAGACGCTTCCGGGATCGAGATCAAGACGACGATCACCGAGCGCAAGAAACGCACCAGAAAAGCAAAAGCAGCTTCGGCGGCTCCGACCGGGGAAGCGTCCGCCTAA